A part of Salvelinus alpinus chromosome 5, SLU_Salpinus.1, whole genome shotgun sequence genomic DNA contains:
- the LOC139575373 gene encoding octapeptide-repeat protein T2-like, with translation MNGQAARRRTARQRGEERPDSEEKNGQTARRRTARQLGDERPGSEEKNGQAARRRTARQRGEERPGSEEKNGQAARRRTARQLGDERPGSEEKNGQAARRRTARQLGDERPDSEEMNGQTARRRTARQLGDERPGS, from the coding sequence ATGAACGGCCAGGCAGCGAGGAGAAGAACGGCCAGGCAGCGAGGAGAAGAACGGCCAGACAGCGAGGAGAAGAACGGCCAGACAGCGAGGAGAAGAACGGCCAGGCAGCTAGGAGATGAACGGCCAGGCAGCGAGGAGAAGAACGGCCAGGCAGCGAGGAGAAGAACGGCCAGACAGCGAGGAGAAGAACGGCCAGGCAGCGAGGAGAAGAACGGCCAGGCAGCGAGGAGAAGAACGGCCAGGCAGCTAGGAGATGAACGGCCAGGCAGCGAGGAGAAGAACGGCCAGGCAGCTAGGAGAAGAACGGCCAGGCAGCTAGGAGATGAACGGCCAGACAGCGAGGAGATGAACGGCCAGACAGCGAGGAGAAGAACGGCCAGACAGCTAGGAGATGAACGGCCAGGCAGCTAG